Part of the Methylomonas sp. AM2-LC genome, AAATTGAGCGTTCGAAAACCCGTCTGGAAAGATTAGGTTATTTTGAAGAAGTTGGCGTAGAAACGCCCCCTGTTGCGGGTGCCGCAGACCAGATTGATGTCAATTACACTGTCAAGGAAAAAGCATCTGGCAACTTACAAGCGGGTGTTGGTTATTCACAGGTGCAAGGCATTATTTTCAATGCCAATATTTCTCAGGATAATATTTTTGGTACCGGCAAAAGGGTCGATTTAGCCTTTAATAATAGTTCAATCATGACGCGTTACAACTTGGGCTTTAGTGATCCTTATTACACTCTAGATGGTGTATCTCTGGGTTATAACCTGGGTTACACCACGCGTAATGCTTATGCCGCCAACTTGGCTAGTTACAATACTCGAGTTGAAAATGCCAGTATGAACTTTGGTATTCCGCTAAACGAGTTTAATCGGTTAGGCTTTGATGTGGAAGTTAAAAACACAAACATATCATCAACATCTATATCCTCGACCCAAATTCTTAACTATATTGCTAAAAATGGTAACCATTTTGCCGTTTTAGATGTCTCAGCAGGTTGGACTCACGACACTCTGGATCGGCCCACTTTCTCACATCGTGGTGGTCAGCAACGTATCTCAGGACTTGCAACAGTACCTGGCAGCGGGCTGGAATACTTCAAAGTCACTTATAAACACCAGCATTTTTTCCCTTTATCCAACGACTTCACTTTCCGCTTGTTGGGCGAAGTGGATCATGGTGGCGGCTATGGTAAAACCTCAGAACTACCCTTCTTTGAAAACTATTACGCAGGTGGAACCAATGATGTTCGAGGCTTTATGCAAAACACTCTGGGTACCAGAGACTCAAACAACAGACCTTTTGGTGGTTCAACCAAAGCCATAGGTAAAGCGGAATTATTCTTCCCTCTGCCGTTTTTAAGTGAGCTAAAATCGGTCCGAGTGGGAACCTTTTTAGATGGCGGTACATTGGCCAACAGTTTGAGCTTGGGTGGATTAAACAACAACTTCCGCTATTCAGCTGGCTTGTCTGGTGAATGGTTATCTCCATTCGGAGCCCTTGCAGTCAGTATTGCACATCCCTTAAATCCACAGGCCAATGACTTGACACAAGCCTTCCAATTTACCTTTGGCTCAGGATTTTAGTTTAGTTTAAATGTTTTTTACCTTATAATTTATTATTGTATTTTATCAATTCCCCCAAAAAACTTAGCCGGAGATGGTTATAACCATGAAAATTAGAATTTCGTTGTTTTTTATGCTGATGTTAATGGCTGGCTTTAGCCATGCAGAATTAAAGATTGGTTATGTTGACCTTGGCAAGGTTATGGAAAAGTCACCGCAAGCGGCAAAAGCTAAAACTCGCTTGGAAAACGAATTTTCCTCACGCGTAAAAACTCTGAAATCTCAGGCTAAGGAACTGCAAACTTTAGAAGATAAACTTAGCAAAGATTCAGCCATCATGAGTGAAGAGGAACGTCGCAAACTCGAAAAAGATGTACTGGAGAAAAGACGTGACGCAGCAAGAGCTCAACAAGAATACAGTGAAGACGTCAATTTGCGTAGAAATGAAGAAATGGGCAATCTGCAAAAACACCTTTTTGAAGTCGTAAAATCACTGGCTAAAGAAGAATCTTTTGACTTATTAATTACCGATGTTCTTTATGCTAATGAGCAAATTGATGTTACCAATCGGGTGCTGCAAAAACTGGAAACCATTCCTCAGTAATACAGTTTATCCTTTCGACAACCAGAGTTTATTCACGTATTAATCATCAGCATTGCCGATGACTTTATGAAGCAATTCAGTTGGAATAAGGTATGATCTTCGAACAAAATTTCTTGAGCGGCTTACCTCAAGAAATGTATAAATTGCATTAAATACGAGGAAAACGCTCTGTTTTCCTCCATTACATTTCTTCCTAGCACTATGACCGGAACACTCGATATATTACAAATCCAGGAATTCCTGCCACACCGCTACCCATTTTTATTGGTGGATAAGGTAATTGAATATGAACCTCGCGTTCGTTTGTTAGCCGTAAAAAATGTCACCTTTAACGAACCTTTTTTCCAAGGCCACTTTCCACACTTGCCTATTTTTCCAGGTGTTTTAATTTTAGAAGCTTTAGCACAGGCTACAGGCTTGCTTGCAGCAATGAGTGACGATTCATTAGGCAAAGGCATGACTTATTATTTGGCAGGCATTGATAACGCCCGTTTTAAAAAACCAGTTGTACCGGGTGATCGATTAATGCTGAATATTACCTACCTGAAAAACAAACGTAATATTTGGTCTTTCGACTGCCGAGCGGAAGTCGAAGGTGAATTGGCAGCCAGCGCTCAAATCATGTGCGCTGCAGCGGTGGATTAAATGATAGACCCTAGAGCAGTGGTACACATTAATGCAGATTTGGCCGATGACGTAAAGGTCGGACCTTTTTCAATTATTGGTCCCGATGTGCAAATCGATTCTGGAACCGAAATTGGCCCTCATGTAGTCATTAAAGGTCCAACCATTATTGGCAAAGAAAATAGTATTTATCAATTCACTTCCATTGGTGAAGACCCTCAAGACAAAAAATATGCTGACGAAATCACCCGCCTGGAAATCGGTGACCGTAATGTTATCCGAGAATTTTGCACTATGCATCGAGGTACTCAGCAAGATAAAGGATTAACTTTTATCGGTAACGATAATCTATTCATGGCATATACACATGTCGCACATGATTGCGAAATTGGCGATCATGTTATTATGGCTAATGGTGCATCGATTGCGGGACATGTGCATGTTGGTGATCACGCCATCCTCGGTGGCTTTACCTTGGTGCACCAATTTACCCAAATTGGTGAATATAGCTTTTCGGCCATGGGTAGCGCAATTACCCAAGATATTCCACCGTTTGTGATGGTAGGAGGCAGGCCCACCCGACCTCATGGCATCAATTCTGTAGGAATGGAACGAAATGGTGTGCCACCGGAAGTTATCCGACAAATTCGTAAAGCATACAAAATTCTTTACAAAAACAATTTACGTCTTGAGGATGCCATTGAAGAAATGGAAGACATGGCGGGCGAAAGTAACGAATTGTCCAACATGGTCAGTTTTCTGCGTAATGTCACCCGAGGTATCCTCCGATAGCAACACAACGTATTGCTGGCATTGACGAGGTTGGCAGAGGATGCATAGTGGGTCCTGTATTTGCTGCCGCTGTGATTCTTAACCCACAAAAGCCAATTAATGGTCTAACTGATTCAAAGAAACTCAGCGAAAAAAAACGCGAGCAACTGGCTAAGCAAATTCAGGAGTCTGCTCTTTGCTGGAGCATAGCGCGTGCTGAAGCTAGCGAAATTGATAACATCAATATTCTACAAGCAACACTTTTAGCCATGCAACGAGCTGTTTCGCAACTGGAATATCCGCCAGATTATGTCTTGGTTGATGGTAATCGATTACCAAAATTGAATTGCCCAGGCCAAGCTATTGTGCAAGGTGATTTATTAGTGCCTGAAATTTCTGCGGCATCCATTTTGGCTAAAGTTGCTCGAGATGCAGAAATGCAAACGCTGGACAGACTTTATGCAAATTATGATTTTTCGGTGCATAAAGGCTATCCCACCCCAATGCACATTTTAAAACTTCAGCAACTGGGCGTAACCGCGCAACATCGAAAATCTTTTGCCCCGGTAAAAAAATACCTCACCTAAAATCACCCATGCTACCGACATTTATTCATCTTAGAATCCATACTGAATTTTCTTTGATTGATGGGATTGTCAAAATAAAACCTCTAGTTAAAAAGCTGGCTGATTTTGCTATGCCCGCTGCTGCGATCACTGAACAGAGTAATATGTTCTCTTTGGTCAAGTTTTATAAATCTGCACAAAACTCTGGCATTAAACCTATCGTTGGCGCAGATGTATTAATTTTTAACGAAGATGAACCCAGCGTACCGCACAAACTGACATTACTTGCTCGAAATAAAAAAGGCTATGTCACACTCACTGAATTAATTTCACAAGGTTATCAAAACGGTCAGCATCAAGGGATACCGATGCTGCAAAAAAGCTGGATAGAAAATAATCATGATGGCTTAATCGCATTATCAGGAGCACTAGAAGGAGACATTGGTAAAGCGTTAATTGCCGAAAATGATGA contains:
- a CDS encoding OmpH family outer membrane protein, translated to MKIRISLFFMLMLMAGFSHAELKIGYVDLGKVMEKSPQAAKAKTRLENEFSSRVKTLKSQAKELQTLEDKLSKDSAIMSEEERRKLEKDVLEKRRDAARAQQEYSEDVNLRRNEEMGNLQKHLFEVVKSLAKEESFDLLITDVLYANEQIDVTNRVLQKLETIPQ
- the fabZ gene encoding 3-hydroxyacyl-ACP dehydratase FabZ, producing MTGTLDILQIQEFLPHRYPFLLVDKVIEYEPRVRLLAVKNVTFNEPFFQGHFPHLPIFPGVLILEALAQATGLLAAMSDDSLGKGMTYYLAGIDNARFKKPVVPGDRLMLNITYLKNKRNIWSFDCRAEVEGELAASAQIMCAAAVD
- the lpxA gene encoding acyl-ACP--UDP-N-acetylglucosamine O-acyltransferase, yielding MIDPRAVVHINADLADDVKVGPFSIIGPDVQIDSGTEIGPHVVIKGPTIIGKENSIYQFTSIGEDPQDKKYADEITRLEIGDRNVIREFCTMHRGTQQDKGLTFIGNDNLFMAYTHVAHDCEIGDHVIMANGASIAGHVHVGDHAILGGFTLVHQFTQIGEYSFSAMGSAITQDIPPFVMVGGRPTRPHGINSVGMERNGVPPEVIRQIRKAYKILYKNNLRLEDAIEEMEDMAGESNELSNMVSFLRNVTRGILR
- the rnhB gene encoding ribonuclease HII, whose translation is MATQRIAGIDEVGRGCIVGPVFAAAVILNPQKPINGLTDSKKLSEKKREQLAKQIQESALCWSIARAEASEIDNINILQATLLAMQRAVSQLEYPPDYVLVDGNRLPKLNCPGQAIVQGDLLVPEISAASILAKVARDAEMQTLDRLYANYDFSVHKGYPTPMHILKLQQLGVTAQHRKSFAPVKKYLT